In Lujinxingia sediminis, the sequence AATCATCGCGCAGATTCGTGAGGTCGCCGAGGAGTTCGGGTTGGACTTCTTCGAGACGATCTTCGAGCCGGTGGATTATAAGCAGATGAACGAGATCGCCTCGTATGGCGGTTTTCCGACGCGCTATCCGCACTGGCGCTTCGGCATGGAGTACGAACAGCTCTCGAAGAGCTATGAGTATGGGCTCTCGAAGATTTACGAGATGGTCATCAATAACGACCCGGCCTACGCGTATCTTCTGGAGGGCAATAACCTCGTAGATCAGAAGACGGTGATTGCGCACGTGTATGCGCACGTCGATTTCTTTAAGAACAATTATTACTTCTCGAAGACCAATCGACGGATGGTCGATGAGATGGCGAACCACGGCGCGCGGATTCGCCGTTATGTGGATCGTCAGGGGATTGAGGCGGTGGAGAACTTTATCGACACCTGCCTCTCGATCGACAACCTGATCGACTACTACAGCCCCTTTATTGAGCGGCGCGGGGAGGCGGTGGATCCGGAGGAGCTCCGGCAACGGGAGGTGCCGAAGTTTCAAGCCAAAGACTATATGGATGAGTTCATCAATCCGCAGTCTTTCATCGATCAGCAGAAGGAGCGGATGGCCCAGGAGGCCGAGGAGGCCAGGCATTTCCCGCAGCGTCCGGAGCGCGACGTGATGCTCTTTCTGCTGGAGCACGCGCCGCTGGAGGGGTGGGAGGCCGACATTTTGTCGATCATGCGCGAGGAGGCGTACTACTTCGCACCCCAGGGTCAGACGAAGATCATGAACGAGGGGTGGGCCTCCTACTGGCACTCTAAGATTTTGACGACGCGGATTCTGGACGACTCGGAGATCATCGACTTTGCAGACATCAACAGTCGGGTGATGTCGAGCGCCCCCGGGCAACTTAATCCCTATAAGCTGGGCGTGGCGCTTTTTCGGGATATCGAAGAGCGTTGGAATAAGGGCAAGTTTGGCAAGGAGTGGGAGGAGGTCGATGATCTGGAGCGGCGCGACTCCTGGGATAAAGAGCTGGGACT encodes:
- a CDS encoding SpoVR family protein — its product is MKALSPQIQEIIAQIREVAEEFGLDFFETIFEPVDYKQMNEIASYGGFPTRYPHWRFGMEYEQLSKSYEYGLSKIYEMVINNDPAYAYLLEGNNLVDQKTVIAHVYAHVDFFKNNYYFSKTNRRMVDEMANHGARIRRYVDRQGIEAVENFIDTCLSIDNLIDYYSPFIERRGEAVDPEELRQREVPKFQAKDYMDEFINPQSFIDQQKERMAQEAEEARHFPQRPERDVMLFLLEHAPLEGWEADILSIMREEAYYFAPQGQTKIMNEGWASYWHSKILTTRILDDSEIIDFADINSRVMSSAPGQLNPYKLGVALFRDIEERWNKGKFGKEWEEVDDLERRDSWDKELGLGREQIFRVRKLYNDVTFIDEFLTEEFASQSNMFTYGYNRKSGHWEIESREFEEIKSRLLDSLTNFGQPFIYVRDGNFRNRRELLLHHKFEGTELRADYAHEVLESIYRIWKRPVSLETMREEKGLLMSYDGVEHKEQNIPYERLGV